In the genome of Phycodurus eques isolate BA_2022a chromosome 11, UOR_Pequ_1.1, whole genome shotgun sequence, the window GGTGTGTCTGTGTTGGGAATTAACCGCTCACATTTGAACTTGTGTAGAATgcgagtcagcacacacctgccacaatttaaagtgcctctgattaaccccaagtTCAGATGATGGTAAGCTTTTCTTGCCATTTCtagtggaaaaatgttttgtgcgcgaacattttttttttcttttttttttttttttttttttaaacattacaaaTGCCTGCCATTTGAATAAGGGTGTGTAGAGCTTTTCTAGCCACTGTGTGTGAGGGATGCTTCCACAATAATGTACCATCTTAATTATCACTACATTATTCCTATAACGCGTTTGTCATCTTGCACTCTGGAAGACCTTAAAAGCACACACAtgctgtatacagtacataacacacGCTTCCTGTGAACCAGGTGCATTATTGTTGCTATGGCGATGTTTCCCTCCTTTACCACTTTTACATAAACCCActtgatgtaataaaaattcATCAATTAAGAGAAAtctctgtgttttgttttgtgttgttgttgttgctcttcatgtaataataatgacaattttGTTGGTTTTATGTAGCTTTTCTATACTCAAAAGATGgttaaatgtaaaagaaaatttaaaacgAAGTAATGGTGGGTTGCATTTATTTACCGAACTGCAGAAAGTAGCAGTTAAGGATAACGTGACTATCAAAGTGTAGGCCTTAAATTTTCTATTGAATATTTATTGCATGCTTTggtcaattttatttaatcatgtttttACGTTTATGTTCAACAATTTGAGGACTTTTAGTCACGAAATCTATCTTTTTGAGAAACGGGTcaatttattaaatatatttgtatttattgttagtTGTTTGGACTTTAAAAAACTTTCCACAAATAATCACAATTGATGTGCAAAGATGTTTAGAGGGTAggcttttatttgctttttttttttttttttttttaaataaaagttattTGATTAAGGcaaggcattttatttttttttttacatatatagaGCACATTTCATAGACAAGGTAACTCAGTGtcctttacatgattaaaaacatttaaaaacaaagtacagaaaattaGAAGACTGCTTACTAAAATTAAAAGTAGTCCAAGGAAGCTCATTTAAGAAATGGAAACGCTCTAAAATGCTCAATCATAAgcatgtgggggaaaaaaaggtttttaacctggacttgtacgtttttattcaaatttgacCATTTTGTAATCTTCCACAAATAATTATACTTAATTATATCACATTAGACTAGTATACTGAGTAGTTTATGTCCCATGATGTTCATTAATAGGTTGCCCTCAAGTGTATGCTTTTTTACCCCGCTTGAGTTTCACATTTACCAATTTATAATGAAGGACGAACGACACTTATTTCTGTTATATTCTTTCTTACAAAATGTATTCACAAATCTATTTTCCAATGGCGACAGATAGTAAATAGCATTAGTGCTCTACTTATTTCCtgcaataaatcaattacatgTACGTGTTAAGCATCTCCATCACTTCGAAATATAGACACTGTACGTGTGTCATTGAACCGGCTGCAATGAGCTGGCGTGTGCAGATGTGTGAAAGCAATTTGGGGTGTGGAGAAGATGGGCCTGTGTTGCCACAGCAACGCCAGCATCCCTGCTGCTCAAGCAAACTGGCTAATTCCAATGGAGTTTGAATATGGCGGCGTGTCCGTCAGTGAGAGCCTAGTTTAGCAGCTATAAAAAGTTAGCATTTCCACCACGCAGCTTCTGAGAGACAATTGACAATTTGAATGATTTGATTCTAATTTTGTTCGGTCACGTTAAATGGAAAGAAAGtaagaataaaatgaaaaaccgGATTTGATTGAGTTGTCGTTTATTTCGTAGCAGTTGCAAGTCGGACACTTTTCCTGCCGCACATCAAAGCTCGACGTCCAATCATATCCCCCCTTTCGGAGACGTACTTCCGGACACGTGACTAAGTGTCATGGAAGCCCTTACGCGCTCATCTCCGGCGTAAAGTCGTGTTTTCTTTCTCGCTCATTTTCCTCTTAGTTCTTCTTTAATAGAAATTGAGCCATGAGGCGTTTACTACAGCTTGGACGTTCCTTTTCGCGCTGCCGTGTGCGTTTGTGTCACCTTAGCGTGTACAAAAGTCACGACCAGGTACGACGTGTGGCAGTGGACCTCGGAGACAAGTGAGTTGATTTCAGACTCGTTTCGATTTCTTGAGAAGTGCTCAGCAGATGGAGCAGCACGAAAAACAACAAGTCGCTTCATCATCGTTTCAATGCGGCTGCGAAGGGATGTTTGGGGATACCTTCAAAAGAAAGGAATGACTCACACCGCCAAATTTAAGGActatattttccacattttcttttctttcgaAAAATCGTGGAGATTACAAATCGTATCTTTTCGAGAGTAcaaattgtatatatttgtttagaTTAAAAGTGTAtatttgattttatattttctaGATTAAAAGTGGTATATCATTTGTACATTAAAGTCAAAATCTTCCAAAAGATGAAGTCCTATATTTTCGAGAttagttgtatatttttttgcatctacTGTTGTGTACTTTTTAGACTAGTTGtaatctctaaaaaaaaaaaaaaatttaatatccgAGATTTCAATTGTAATTTTCTGAAGttaaattcatatattttcaagattaaaattGTCAAGagaatatatttgtatattttcgagatgaaatgttaaaaatgtttgagaTTTAAATTGTCTATGATCGAgattaaaaacagattttttaaaaatgaaagtcagtcctttttattttctcagAAAAGTATGACTTGATTCTCATATTATGACTAATCGCAACTAGAAAtgggaaaataaattgaattcgattttttaatttcttttaaatttaaaaaatatacaactttattcttgtaaatttaTGATTTAAGtcttgaatatatatatatatatcacgaaaaatatacaactttttctcaaaaatatacgACCTAATTCAACTTTAATCTCATAGTTTaatatgttattttcttttcagtgttgcCCTCACACTCCTTTGTGTTCAGTAAATAAACACCTGAACGTTTGTGACTTGTAGAAAGCTGGAGATCTCCTCTGGGAGGCTCGCCAAGTTTGCCGATGGCTCTGCTGTAGTCCAGGTAGACGCACCGCATGTCTCCAACCATATTTGCAttataattgcaaaaaaaaaaaaaaaaaaagctcagcagagttgcagtgttgttggatgcacaCAGCTTTAGCTTGCGATTTGCCCATTTCTATTTCAGTCATAAATGTGTGACTCTTTCTTTTTGTAGCTGGGCGACACCTCGGTGATGGTGACAGCTGTGAGCAAAACTAAACCGTCTCCGTCTCAGTTCGTGCCTCTGGTGGTACGTTTTCATGTTATGTCATTTCCGCGCACGTAATGTTCTGCTTTTGCGGTGCGTCAAGTGTGCCGTTGGGTTGATTGTCTGGCAGGTAGACTACAGGCAGAAAGCGGCGGCGGCCGGCAGGATCCCAACCAACTATTTGAGGCGAGAGCTGGGCACCACCGACCACGAGATCCTCACCAGCAGGCTCATAGGTAACCtcataaaatgaataataagcGTGGTCATGCAATTAATAAAAGGCGTAAGTCAAGGCGACACTGCATGTGAACGATTGaatggcttttgttttcttgtgtgcAGACAGATCCATTCGACCTCTTTTCCCATCCGGTTACTTTTACGACACTCAGGTAAATTTGGTTATTCTTAGCGGAAGTTTGATGAAAGCAAATCACACACGTTGGGAAATGTTTTTGCATGAtgaaaatgtctcctttaagactGAATGTAATATTGATGaattaacatttattgaattgtatttttctagATTCTGTGTAACTTGCTGGCCGTGGATGGCGTCAACGATCCAGACGTGCTGGCTATCAACGCAGGTGATAATGGAATATTCCATCGGATGTTCctatcgtgattattatttgcgGTGCGTAATTGTTTGTCGTCTTTTCTGTTCAAGCCTCAGCCGCTCTGGCTCTCTCGGACATCCCTTGGAACGGACCCATTGGTGAGCGGCGCACATTTTTAACTAATCGTGAACGCTCCCCTCCAACGGTTTTGGACCCGCGAGGAACATTTCCCCATTTTTTGCCGGGAACCGAAATAAATACGAGGATATTTGTAACAAAACATATGAGCTAATTAAATGTTTTCCGAGACTTTTGGACCTTACACTATAGCAATGGCAGTTTGTCTGAATTCCCCGCAGGAGCGGTGCGTATGGGATTGATGGACGGCGAGCTGCTGGTCAACCCCACGCGAGCCGAGATGGCAACCAGCACGCTCAACATGATCGTGGCCGGAGCCCCCAGCAGTCAAGTGGGTCAGTTGAAGCGTGTTTAGCAAGTTATTtcgttgaacaaaaaaaaaaaactttaatcgacaaaaatgttgaattactCTTTAAGTATTCTTGAATTTTAATACTATTTTCAATGTCCCTGTCTGTAATTAGGCAAATGTACCGTTTAATTCATGTTAATTCCTGTAAATCCCCATACATTCCTGTTAAATCTCCCAAAGCGTTGCAGCCTCTCTTACCTGGGTCACGTGTCTGTGTCTCGCTCTCTGTGTCGTGGCCAGTGATGATCGAGGCGTCGGCCGAGAACGTTCTGCAGCAGGACTTCTCTCACGCCGTCAAGGTGGGCGTCAAGCACGCGCAGCAGATCATCCTGGCCATCCAGCAGCTGGCGCGAGAGCTCAAAGTCGCCAAGCGCACGCCGCCCAAGATGTTCTCGGCCCCCGCGGACATGGTGGCGCACGTGCGGCAGTAAGACCCGTCGTGCCAAACGCTGCGACGTCAATTGCGTGGTGTCCGTGGAAAATGACGGCCCACCCGCTAGTCCTATCACGATGTGGAAAGTGAACGCACCTCAGTTAAAAAAGCTCAAGAGAACATGATAAATAATTTATATTACAGTGGTGCGACAAGGAAAGTAGCTCTCTACAGTATTGGACTTcatgaatacataaaataataacaattaaatgtaTATTACACATTGAACAGTTTGATTTCATGCTTCATTGCCCACCGATATTGTGCTGGtgcttctggtgtgcgcgccttggccacctgagggcggtataatacagacatgtatataatatatgttgGACAGGGTTACAACTGAGTGACTGgagtaatttgtttttttgcagaggataaagaatataggcCCGTACGTGAGTACTGTTATGTCGGTCGGTCTACATATGTTGCGGCACCAATTGTGTTCAactatccattgcttaaagggttacaacTCCAGCAGCAACAATGCTAGTTTAATTAGCCTGTCTATGTCGTttagcattgtgtgttagcgttAAAGTAGCAGACTTTCGAAGGTGacgtggtttggttaaatatacaatgtgcaAATCACTTAGTTTTATGTTAGGTTttacactaaaaataaaatatctgaaTAAATACTTCAGTCGTTGTTTttatattcttttaaaataattgagTAATAAgtcaattttttaaatgaatgaaaaaaataaaaatatctgcaCAAAACACACGATTCtacaaaatcatccatccatcagctttccataccgcttatcctcactaccatttaaaattgtatatatttctttcttttttttttttttttttttttttttatataaaatcaTGTGTACCTCAATCGTGGTGTGTTCACTTTCTATAGCTGCTGTATCGGATGTCCACAAAGGCGCTGTTGTTTCTCATCTGAGTAACAATTTTGGACATCTTACAGGTCATATATTGTTTAATGTGCACGCAGATTCTCCTCTGAGAAGATTTACGCCGTTTTCACTGATGCCACACATGACAAGGTAAGCGTCAAACTGCCCCTGGTGCTCTTTCTCAGCTtgccctgtgtccttatttccATAACAATAATGTCATCCCAGATTTCGAGAGACGAAGCCATCAACAAGATTCGCCGGGAAACCGAGGAGTACCTGAaaggtaatcttttttttttctctggcgTGACGTTCTTTCTCTGTCACGATTACAATTTTTAATTCTGATTCATTGTTCAGAGAAATTTCCTCAAGCCGAACCTTTTGAAGTCATCGAGTCCTTCAACACTGTGAGCAGGGACATCTTTAGGAATTTAGTGCTCAACGAATACAGAAGGTATGTATTTACAATTTATTATATGCCGTATGATGATGTGCCTGTTTATGATGATGCGTGCGTTTAGGTGTGACGGCAGAGAGTTAACGGCGTTGAGAGACATCTCCTGCGACGTAGACCTCTTCAAACCGCTTCACGGATCGGCTTTGTTCCAGAGAGGACAAACGCAGGTGTGCTGTTTATaatattatttcatttcttCAAAACAAATTGTCCTAAAAATGGAATCTTCTGTAGGTACTGTGTAGCATCACGTTTGATTCGCTGGAATCCAGCATTAAAGCGGACATCATCACCACGGCGTTGAGGTAAGACGGATCTTTCAAAACCCGTAAAATGTTGTGTTCcatgacaatataagcaccaaaTCTACTACAATAAAGAATAGAACGTTCTCtctgcttttttaatttttttttattttacatggcGGTCCTCATTTACTCCATGAACTGTGTCGTCCTTTCTCACGATCACAACATACACTTTACACTACATACGCTGTTTGAGTGCGAGGTGCCGAAACCTGTCCGACTTCCAACCCCCTTTGcgtttctctccctcataaccGACGTGACAATCTGAGGTTCCCTAATCTTGATCTCAACTCCAAAGCGATGCCATGCCGCCATCTCCAGGGATCTGTcggtcattacagtggtttacaaacttgAATTTCAAAGACAAGATGGGCAAGACACTTTTCTACACCTACCTGTTGAAAAAACAAAGTACCtgagggatatatatatatatatatatatatatatatatatatgtctgatgattccagttgacgaatagaAACGTCCATGGCATTGAATGAGTTAAACACCAAAATTTCATCGCCAGTGACGGCGGCCCAATGGAAATTAGCATGGATGTTGCGGGACTTGTAAATCTTGAAACAAGTGCTACTTGAACACACGcgcagcagcaacacatacaaacagagcgcACAACCGTACTCACAGACatgtattctctctgctctgtgggaatgCCGACTATTACTggagtttatttatttggggaccttctctgcctcttcttcttatACATATGTAGCATTTATCATGTTAAACTAAGCGACACCACATTCTCTGTCCGCAGTGGCATCAAGGACAAAAACTTTATGCTCCATTACGAGGCAAgtcacttttttattattttcttgacAATTTCCATCGGTGTCGTTAATGAGCCAGTTGAATTCTATTGCAGTTCCCGCCCTACGCCACCAACGAGATCGGCAAGATGGGAGGTCTCAACAGGCGAGAGCTCGGACACGGTGAGCTTGGATGAATTCTAGTCTGCTAATACGCTATCCATCCGTTCTCTGTCGCGCACGCCCGCGCATGAGGTTCGCCGGTGAGAAATGTTGATGCCGGATCTGATTTGTCgtacctaatattgtgtttttgtagggGCCCTGGCGGAGAAAGCGCTGCGCCCTGTCATCCCCAAAGACTTCCCTTTCACCATCAGGGTGACGGCCGAGGTGCTGGAGTCCAACGGTGAGCGTCTGGCGAGGCTTTTACGGGGGTCTAACGTGGGTCCCGACTGACTGGCTCGCTGTTTTCATTGTCACCTGTCAGGGTCTTCGTCCATGGCCTCAGCGTGCGGAGGCAGCCTGGCACTCATGGACGCAGGTAAGCCACATCAGGACTTACGGATGCAAGGATCCACGgttcttttttccttcctttgttactttttccatttcttcCTTCCATACTTATCTTTTCTCTCCGCAATTCTTTCCCTCCTTCAATTTTCCTTCTactgtttctttcctttttcttccttctttttgatcaatattgcgttcccttttcttccttcctttgattttgtctttgttttacacGTTCCTCTTTTTTCCTCACTTGTTTCCATCTTTGATGTCTTCCTTCCtgccttttctttttccttccattttcttttaccctTCTGTAATTGATTTTCTTCCATTCCTCCTTTTCTTGTTCCTTaacttttctttcaaattttctgcctttatttttattaatgccTTCCTTTTTCTTAGttcttccttgtttccttctttctttctttaatttCTTCCTTCATCCCTTCCATCCTTActgccttttctttctttcattcttgATTTCTTCCCCCTCTGCTTGCATACTTCCTTGTtccttccattttctctaccttttttaatttcttctttcttccattccccttttctttttcattcacttttttcaaatgttttgcctttttttcttttctcaactCCTTTTTCCTCTGTCCTTCCCTTTTCTTTCCTTCTGTCTGCCTTCCTCTTTCATTAATTTCTTCTTTCCCtctgcatccattttcttccttcTCTCATTCCTTTCGATTCCTTTCCTTCTTTCTGCCCTCCTTTTTTGTTCGTCCtctccattttttattttccccttttctCCTTTGTATccccttttgtttttccattccttttccatttttccttctttattaatCTCATGAGGGGAagttcagtatttatttttttcgaatAACGTACATTACGACACAATAGTTGTTTTCTTCCTCGTGTTCTCACGTTTGAGTTTCGTGGTCTCAGGCGTTCCCATCTCGTCGGCCGTGGCCGGCGTGGCCGTGGGCCTCGTCTCCAAGTGCAACCCCGACAAGCCCTCAGAGATCCAAGACTACAGACTGCTCACTGACATTCTGGTAACGTGCGCTCGTCATCTGCCGCAGAGGAAGCGCAAAAGGCCAAGCTGATGAAGTGACAGCAATCGCCCTTGACGAGATGGGATCTCAATAAATGTTGTTTGTGTACAGGGAATAGAGGATTACCTTGGCGACATGGACTTCAAACTTGCAGGAACAAACAAAGGCATCACTGCGTTACAGGTAACAAGTCCAACGGCCCTCAAGCAAGTTTCTTAAAGATGGCTGAAGTTTAATGTTGCGCTTTTTTGTGCTTTACAGTCTTTGacattattatgatttatttcaCGGTAAATTGCTATctgcatgaataaaataaatgatatgGAAACAGGCCCCAAATTATTCGTACACTGGCCAtagtttgaggtttttttttttttttcttcccccagaAGTAGCAAAAGACTCAAAACTAAAATTCAtctaattactttattgtaattattaatattattaaatgttgatataaaatatataatttatatttcatcCATTCATGTTCTGTAACTTATTTaaatgttgtactgtatgtatttaatattttactagtaaggataagcgggacagaaaatggatgggaaatatacattttatttaaaatataaattaagacttttaaatgttagcttttaattttataaaatatatttattattgaaattatttttatttagtatttaaatattttttagataaaatAGTTGACCAtatataattcttttttttttacattttatttaaagtatATACAATGATAATTCTTTATCTAAGTATTAgcttttgttttataaaatatagAATTCATTGAAATATATTATTCTTTGCAAAATATCAATTCTATTGAAACTACATTAATACGTATTTAAATATTagcgttttaaaataaaatgatacaattaattaatcgaatatattatattttgtgtttattttatttatttttctttcaaggaaaacctcacttttttttcctgtttcccTTCCAGGCGGATGTGAAGATTCCTGGTCTTCCTCTCAAGGTGGTCATGGAGGCCATCCAGCAGGCCACAGGTACTGCAGTCCTGTGAACATTTTtacaccaataaaaaaaaaaaaaaaaaaaaaaacacttaaattaTGACATTTTAGTGGCAAAGCGGGAGATCTTGGGCATCATGAACAAGAGTTTGGCAAAGCCCAGGACGAGCAGGAAGGAGAACGGGCCGGTCGTCGGTGAGCTTTGGGTTGAAATTTGTTAGTTTATTTGAGAAATGATTAATgagttatttttgtttctttagaGAAGGTACGCGTGCCCGTGTCCAGACGGGCTCGCTTCGTGGGCCCGGGAGGATACAACCTTCGGCGGTTACAAGCTCAAACGGGTAACGTTTCTGCTTCTGCCTCAGACAGGAAGTGATCAGAAAAGTTGAGGAAGTTGCATTTGGTGTCATTTTAAGGCGTAACCATCAGTCAGGTGGACGAGGAGACCTTCTCCGTGTTTGCTCCCACACCGGGAGCGCTGAGCGAGGCGCAGGACTTCATCAGCGAGATCTGCAGAGACGACGCGAGTGACTTTAGTTTTTTATTCACATTACATACAGACTAACCCGAATTTGGACGCAAGCCATAAAGCCCCGTAATGTTTACAGCAAATATTTGTCTTCAACACTTCCAGGCCAAGAATATGAAACAGACAAATGAATGTAAATTCACCGAATTGTGACGTCACAATTCGACAAAATATCTGAAGGGATATTAGAAGTGCATATTCTGCTTTCTTTTGCAGCAAGAGCAGCAACTGGAGTTTGGCGCCATCTACACCGCCACCATCACTGAAATAAGGTCAGCTGCTTCAGTAGATGCAggcacttttttgttttctcttttcaatGGAACatgtattatttacatttaaacttatttatttttttttttttcaaatgtgccGCAGGGACATTGGCGTTATGGTGAAGCTCTATCCCAACATGAGCGCCGTCCTGCTGCACAACTCCCAGTTGGACCACAAACGAGTGCGTATGCATGTGAGAGTGAGAAAGTGTGTGAGAgtgattgtttgtgtgtgtgagtcaaaccactattaaaatatttattttgtctcccccccccctccaattaGATCAAACATCCAAGTGCTTTGGGGTTAGAAGTGGGTCATCAGATTCAGGTTTGTTGTCACCTGCCTAGATTTACAACTACATGCTGTCACAATAAAATtaatccccccccaccccaaaaaaaaaaaaaaatgcatataatCGGACATCTTCTCTCACCAGGTGAAGTATTTCGGACGGGACCCCACGGATGGCAGGATGCGCCTCTCGCGCAAAGTGCTCCAGTCTCCCGCCGCCGCCATGGTCAAGACGATGAGCGAGAAGCAGAGCATCTCCATGGAGACAGCCGCAAACAATGCAAGCAATGCCGGACCGTGAGCAAGCGGCCCACACGAGAAGGAAACGGAACCGCTG includes:
- the LOC133410046 gene encoding polyribonucleotide nucleotidyltransferase 1, mitochondrial; the protein is MRRLLQLGRSFSRCRVRLCHLSVYKSHDQVRRVAVDLGDKKLEISSGRLAKFADGSAVVQLGDTSVMVTAVSKTKPSPSQFVPLVVDYRQKAAAAGRIPTNYLRRELGTTDHEILTSRLIDRSIRPLFPSGYFYDTQILCNLLAVDGVNDPDVLAINAASAALALSDIPWNGPIGAVRMGLMDGELLVNPTRAEMATSTLNMIVAGAPSSQVVMIEASAENVLQQDFSHAVKVGVKHAQQIILAIQQLARELKVAKRTPPKMFSAPADMVAHVRQFSSEKIYAVFTDATHDKISRDEAINKIRRETEEYLKEKFPQAEPFEVIESFNTVSRDIFRNLVLNEYRRCDGRELTALRDISCDVDLFKPLHGSALFQRGQTQVLCSITFDSLESSIKADIITTALSGIKDKNFMLHYEFPPYATNEIGKMGGLNRRELGHGALAEKALRPVIPKDFPFTIRVTAEVLESNGSSSMASACGGSLALMDAGVPISSAVAGVAVGLVSKCNPDKPSEIQDYRLLTDILGIEDYLGDMDFKLAGTNKGITALQADVKIPGLPLKVVMEAIQQATVAKREILGIMNKSLAKPRTSRKENGPVVEKVRVPVSRRARFVGPGGYNLRRLQAQTGVTISQVDEETFSVFAPTPGALSEAQDFISEICRDDQEQQLEFGAIYTATITEIRDIGVMVKLYPNMSAVLLHNSQLDHKRIKHPSALGLEVGHQIQVKYFGRDPTDGRMRLSRKVLQSPAAAMVKTMSEKQSISMETAANNASNAGP